From one Candidatus Tanganyikabacteria bacterium genomic stretch:
- a CDS encoding DnaJ domain-containing protein, giving the protein MEVNYYDLLEVSERASEEVIRAAFKVLQKRAHPDRGGDTRISQILNNARDTLLDPARRRQYDASLARAAPEPAEPVAERIIRQIVEVRVNFVVCMHCRALNRIAEQRLDRAPGGKCGKCGKRFAEPEVVERDVFFAVCLACGQRTLVESDDYRMIRELTCKRCEARISGEAADHAAARAATAPQGPQRRPAIVREYRLRAKGLELGMHLPGFQEGVWEASDLFARMKGATLKLTGKLAYGGRKDSRHVVVRVSIEENEGMGSIATAAEDITVSPRRQAGFALALRIARPDAKRARRLVLGIER; this is encoded by the coding sequence GAGCGGGCGTCCGAGGAGGTGATCCGCGCGGCCTTCAAGGTGCTGCAGAAGCGCGCCCATCCGGATCGGGGCGGCGACACCCGCATCTCCCAGATCCTCAACAACGCCCGGGACACACTGCTCGATCCAGCCAGGCGGCGCCAGTACGACGCGAGCCTGGCGCGGGCCGCGCCGGAGCCGGCCGAACCGGTCGCCGAGCGCATCATCCGCCAGATCGTCGAGGTGCGCGTCAACTTCGTCGTCTGCATGCACTGCCGCGCGCTCAACCGGATCGCCGAGCAACGCCTCGACCGGGCGCCGGGCGGGAAGTGCGGCAAGTGCGGCAAGCGCTTCGCCGAGCCCGAAGTAGTCGAGCGGGACGTCTTCTTCGCGGTGTGCCTGGCCTGCGGGCAGCGCACCCTGGTGGAATCGGACGATTATCGGATGATCCGCGAACTGACCTGCAAGCGGTGCGAGGCGCGGATTTCGGGCGAGGCGGCCGATCACGCGGCGGCGCGGGCGGCCACCGCGCCCCAGGGGCCGCAGCGCCGGCCGGCGATCGTCAGGGAGTACCGCCTCCGCGCCAAGGGCCTGGAACTCGGGATGCATCTCCCGGGGTTCCAGGAAGGCGTGTGGGAAGCGTCCGATCTGTTCGCGAGAATGAAAGGCGCGACACTGAAACTGACCGGCAAGCTCGCCTACGGTGGACGGAAGGACTCCCGCCACGTCGTGGTCCGCGTCAGCATCGAGGAAAACGAGGGAATGGGCAGCATCGCCACCGCAGCCGAAGATATCACCGTGAGCCCCCGCCGGCAGGCCGGGTTCGCCCTGGCGCTCAGGATCGCCAGGCCGGACGCCAAGCGGGCGCGCCGGCTGGTGCTGGGAATCGAGCGCTGA